The Nitrospira sp. KM1 genome includes a window with the following:
- a CDS encoding MFS transporter, with amino-acid sequence MSTALPAPILTNIPQRMDRLPWSRWHRLVVIALGITWILDGLEVSIVAALGPILTHADTLHLSESEVGLTASAYLAGSVAGAVVFSYLTDKEGRKKWFMITLALYLTATVLTAFSWDLWSFMLFRFLTGAGIGGEYAAINSAIDELIPARWRGQTNLVINGSWWIGSAWGAMLTVLLLNPEIISVQLGWRLCFGLGAILGVAIVLVRRFIPESPRWLMTHGRVKEAEEVVGSIERQIAREEALRSLPDAEGTITVHERPPVTIATVARELLKQYPLRTVLGVALLTTQSFMYNAISFTYPFVLTKFYEVPISHIGYYVLPFALGNFLGPLLLGRFFDSVGRKIMISSTYAIAGCLLALTGYLFLQGAFTSISQTMAWSAIFFFASAGASAAYLTVSEIFPMEIRAMAIAVFFVVAQGAGILAPWLYGKMIETSAESIFYGYLLGAGLMIVGAIVEVFLGINAEGKSLESIAAPLSTRSEREQKVASAS; translated from the coding sequence ATGTCAACCGCCTTGCCGGCTCCTATTCTCACGAACATTCCTCAACGGATGGACCGCCTGCCCTGGTCCCGATGGCATCGGCTGGTCGTGATCGCGCTCGGCATCACCTGGATTCTGGATGGCCTCGAAGTGTCGATCGTCGCGGCGCTCGGGCCGATCCTCACGCACGCCGACACCCTGCACCTGAGCGAATCCGAAGTCGGCCTGACGGCCTCTGCCTATTTGGCCGGCTCCGTAGCAGGTGCCGTTGTGTTTTCCTACCTTACCGACAAGGAGGGGAGGAAGAAGTGGTTCATGATCACACTGGCCCTGTACCTGACGGCCACAGTGCTCACGGCGTTCTCATGGGATCTCTGGAGTTTCATGCTGTTCAGATTTCTGACCGGCGCAGGAATCGGAGGCGAATACGCGGCCATCAATTCTGCCATCGACGAATTGATTCCGGCACGTTGGCGGGGACAGACCAACCTGGTCATCAATGGCAGTTGGTGGATCGGCAGCGCCTGGGGAGCGATGCTCACGGTGCTGCTGCTGAATCCGGAGATCATTTCGGTGCAGTTGGGCTGGCGACTCTGCTTTGGTCTGGGAGCGATCTTGGGAGTGGCGATCGTCCTCGTCCGGCGGTTTATTCCAGAGAGCCCGCGCTGGCTCATGACGCATGGGCGGGTGAAGGAAGCGGAGGAGGTCGTCGGTTCGATCGAACGGCAAATTGCGCGTGAAGAAGCGTTGCGCTCATTGCCGGATGCAGAGGGGACGATTACCGTCCACGAACGTCCGCCGGTTACGATCGCGACCGTGGCCCGTGAGCTATTGAAGCAGTATCCATTGCGCACCGTGCTGGGAGTTGCGCTCTTGACCACGCAGTCGTTCATGTATAACGCGATTTCCTTCACCTATCCCTTTGTGCTGACCAAATTTTACGAGGTGCCGATTAGCCACATCGGATACTATGTCTTGCCGTTCGCACTCGGGAATTTTCTGGGCCCGTTGCTGCTCGGCCGTTTCTTCGACAGCGTCGGGAGGAAAATCATGATCAGTTCCACTTATGCCATCGCCGGGTGTCTGCTTGCGTTAACGGGGTATCTGTTCTTGCAGGGAGCCTTTACGTCCATCAGCCAGACGATGGCGTGGTCTGCAATTTTCTTCTTCGCGTCCGCAGGCGCGAGCGCGGCCTATCTGACTGTGAGTGAAATCTTTCCAATGGAGATCCGCGCGATGGCTATCGCCGTGTTTTTCGTCGTCGCGCAGGGAGCAGGCATTCTGGCTCCGTGGCTGTATGGCAAGATGATCGAGACGTCGGCTGAAAGCATCTTTTACGGCTATCTCTTAGGCGCGGGCCTGATGATCGTCGGCGCTATTGTGGAAGTCTTTCTTGGGATCAACGCGGAAGGAAAGTCCTTGGAGTCCATTGCAGCGCCCCTCTCGACTCGATCGGAGAGGGAACAAAAGGTCGCGTCCGCGTCATAA